Proteins from a genomic interval of Aureimonas sp. AU20:
- a CDS encoding 2-hydroxyacid dehydrogenase: MSILLSVTGFDPTRWHDAMLAAAPGETIILRPAQAGDPSIRYAVVWKQPPGVLEGLPNLEAVFSLGAGVDHILADRTVPNVPIVRIVAEDLTARMSEYVVWRVLDHHRRGMVYRAQQAARLWNERRQPAAGEIRIGILGLGELGRDAAQKLRGLGFQVAGWSRREKRVEGVETFHGEDGLGRILASSDILVVLLPLTADTRGLIDDAFLSRLKRETPLGTPVLVNAGRGGLQVDSAILRALNDNRLMEASLDVFEREPLSSESPLWRHPRVFVTPHAAASSEPEALAPIIMRQIAAHRRGEPLENLVDRGAGY, encoded by the coding sequence ATGAGCATCCTTCTTTCCGTCACCGGCTTCGACCCGACCCGCTGGCACGACGCCATGCTGGCGGCCGCGCCCGGCGAGACGATCATCCTGCGCCCGGCGCAGGCCGGCGATCCCTCGATCCGCTATGCAGTGGTCTGGAAGCAGCCGCCGGGCGTTCTGGAAGGCCTGCCGAACCTCGAAGCCGTGTTCTCGCTCGGCGCCGGGGTCGATCACATCCTGGCCGACCGCACGGTGCCGAACGTGCCGATCGTGCGCATCGTGGCCGAGGATCTGACCGCGCGCATGAGCGAATATGTCGTGTGGCGGGTGCTCGACCATCACCGGCGCGGCATGGTGTACCGCGCGCAGCAGGCGGCGCGGCTCTGGAACGAGCGGCGCCAGCCGGCGGCGGGCGAAATCAGGATCGGCATTCTGGGCCTTGGCGAACTCGGGCGGGACGCGGCCCAGAAGCTGCGCGGCCTCGGCTTCCAAGTGGCGGGCTGGAGCCGGCGCGAGAAGCGCGTCGAGGGCGTGGAGACCTTCCATGGCGAGGACGGGCTCGGCCGGATTCTGGCGTCGAGCGACATCCTGGTCGTGCTCCTGCCGCTGACGGCGGACACGCGCGGGCTGATCGACGACGCCTTCCTGTCGCGGCTCAAGCGCGAAACGCCGCTCGGGACGCCGGTTCTCGTCAATGCCGGGCGCGGCGGGCTGCAGGTGGATTCGGCCATCCTGCGCGCGCTCAACGACAACCGCCTGATGGAGGCCTCGCTCGACGTGTTCGAGCGCGAGCCACTGTCTTCCGAGAGCCCGCTCTGGCGCCATCCCCGCGTCTTCGTGACGCCGCACGCCGCCGCCTCGTCCGAGCCGGAAGCGCTGGCCCCGATCATCATGCGCCAGATCGCCGCCCATCGGCGCGGCGAGCCGCTGGAGAATCTGGTGGATCGCGGCGCAGGCTACTGA
- a CDS encoding C40 family peptidase produces the protein MTAALDPRLHAHRPDLADRRLEGRLEAARFVEGQPAHVAMPVADLRRRPSADAPLETQALYGERVRVFEDTMEGWSWAQLERDGYVGWIPTVTLVGGEPPEPTHRVCVRQTLVFPGPDIKRPPMHDLPLGARLRVKGEASDHNATYGLIDPFGAVVVQHMKPAGAFETDFAGVAEGFLGVAYLWGGKSALGIDCSGLVQVSLDACGLSAPRDTDLQIALGEGVETDAPLRRGDLVFWRGHVGIMLDGARLLHANAHHMMTAIEPLAEAVSRMEARGVSVLAIRRLPEFASA, from the coding sequence ATGACCGCCGCGCTCGACCCTCGCCTCCACGCCCACCGGCCCGATCTCGCCGACCGCCGCCTCGAAGGCCGCCTCGAGGCCGCGCGCTTCGTGGAAGGCCAGCCCGCCCATGTCGCCATGCCCGTGGCCGATCTGCGCCGCCGTCCCTCGGCCGACGCGCCGCTGGAAACCCAGGCGCTCTACGGCGAGCGGGTGCGCGTCTTCGAGGACACGATGGAGGGCTGGAGCTGGGCGCAGCTGGAGCGCGACGGCTATGTCGGCTGGATTCCGACGGTGACGCTCGTCGGCGGCGAACCGCCCGAGCCGACGCACCGGGTCTGCGTGCGCCAGACGCTGGTGTTTCCCGGCCCCGACATCAAGCGACCGCCCATGCACGACCTGCCGCTCGGCGCGCGGCTGCGCGTCAAAGGCGAGGCGAGCGACCACAACGCCACCTACGGGCTGATCGATCCGTTCGGCGCCGTCGTGGTGCAACACATGAAGCCGGCGGGCGCGTTCGAGACCGATTTCGCGGGCGTTGCCGAAGGGTTTCTCGGCGTCGCCTATCTCTGGGGCGGCAAGTCGGCGTTGGGGATCGACTGTTCGGGCCTCGTGCAGGTGTCGCTCGACGCCTGCGGCCTCTCGGCCCCGCGCGACACCGACCTTCAGATCGCGCTGGGCGAGGGCGTCGAGACGGACGCGCCGCTCCGGCGCGGCGATCTCGTGTTCTGGCGCGGCCATGTCGGCATCATGCTGGACGGCGCGCGGCTTCTCCATGCCAACGCCCATCACATGATGACGGCGATCGAGCCCCTCGCCGAGGCCGTGTCGCGCATGGAGGCGCGGGGCGTTTCCGTTCTGGCAATCCGCCGCCTGCCGGAGTTCGCAAGCGCCTGA
- a CDS encoding cation diffusion facilitator family transporter, whose translation MSAHHHDHSHGSHAHAGGHAHGEGHDHAAHASERRLAIAAGLTGLFMLAEVAGGLISNSLALLADAGHMLVDFAGLALAFLAIRMARRPADARRSFGYDRFQILVAYSNGLVLFGITGIILFEAWRRLSDPVPILAGPMFAVAVGGLLVNIAAFFVLHGGDKEDLNLRGALLHVMGDLLGSVAAIVASLVIWRTGWTPIDPILSVLVCLLILTNAWRLVRESGHVLLEGAPAGVDGAGIAGRLTGRVEGLADVHHVHVWMITPKRRAATLHARLAPGADGPGVVRAIKVTLREEFAIGHATVEVEGDICADGALGCTDAQAHDHDHDHDHDHDHDHDHDHSQDQGHDQGGRHDHGHAHEHVPAHVHGPGCSHDHHDHDSAPGAHGSAHRDETATPAGPLNARPA comes from the coding sequence ATGAGCGCGCATCACCACGACCATTCCCACGGCTCGCACGCCCATGCCGGCGGGCACGCCCATGGCGAGGGGCACGACCACGCCGCCCATGCGAGCGAGCGCCGGCTGGCGATCGCGGCGGGGCTGACCGGCCTCTTCATGCTGGCCGAAGTGGCGGGCGGGCTGATCTCGAACTCGCTGGCGCTGCTTGCCGACGCCGGGCACATGCTGGTGGACTTCGCCGGGTTGGCGCTGGCCTTCCTCGCCATCCGCATGGCGCGCCGCCCGGCCGATGCGCGCCGCTCCTTCGGCTACGACCGGTTCCAGATCCTCGTCGCCTATTCCAACGGTCTCGTCCTTTTCGGCATCACCGGCATCATCCTGTTCGAGGCCTGGCGGCGCCTGTCGGACCCCGTGCCCATCCTGGCTGGGCCGATGTTCGCGGTGGCGGTGGGCGGCCTTCTCGTCAACATCGCCGCCTTCTTCGTCCTGCATGGCGGCGACAAGGAGGATCTGAACCTGCGCGGCGCGCTCTTGCACGTGATGGGCGATCTCCTCGGCTCCGTCGCTGCCATCGTCGCCTCGCTGGTCATCTGGCGCACGGGCTGGACGCCGATCGACCCGATCCTCTCGGTGCTGGTCTGCCTCCTGATCCTCACCAATGCTTGGCGACTGGTGCGCGAATCCGGGCATGTCCTTCTCGAAGGCGCGCCGGCAGGCGTCGATGGAGCCGGCATCGCCGGCAGACTGACGGGCCGGGTCGAGGGTCTGGCGGATGTTCATCACGTTCATGTCTGGATGATTACCCCGAAGCGCCGCGCCGCGACGCTTCACGCGCGGCTGGCGCCGGGCGCGGACGGGCCAGGCGTCGTGCGCGCCATCAAGGTGACGCTGCGCGAGGAGTTCGCCATTGGCCACGCGACGGTCGAGGTCGAGGGCGACATCTGCGCCGACGGCGCGCTTGGCTGCACCGACGCGCAGGCGCACGATCATGACCATGACCATGACCATGACCATGACCATGACCATGACCACGATCATTCGCAGGATCAAGGACACGATCAGGGTGGCCGTCACGACCATGGGCATGCTCACGAACACGTGCCGGCCCATGTGCACGGGCCGGGCTGCAGCCACGACCATCACGACCACGACTCCGCCCCTGGCGCGCACGGCTCGGCACACCGCGACGAGACCGCGACGCCGGCCGGCCCGTTGAACGCCCGTCCGGCCTGA
- a CDS encoding microcin C ABC transporter permease YejB, translating to MAAYILRRLALMIPTLFGIMAVSFIVIQFAPGGPVEQVIAGLQGQGGGAADRLGGGGGDLAAQSGDTSGYRGAQGLDPEFIKRLEVQFGFDKPAYVRFGEMIWNYARFDFGTSFFSNATVIDLIVQKLPVSISLGLWITLLSYVISIPLGIRKALKEGSRFDTWTSAVIIVAYAIPGFLFAVLLIVLFAGGSFLDWFPLRGLTSDNWAQLSWPDRIVDYFWHLTLPLIALALSAFATTTLLTKNSFLDEIRKQYVTTARAKGLSERRVLYGHVFRNAMLIIVAGFPGAFISAFFSGSLLIETIFSLDGLGLLSFESIYKRDYPVVFATLYIFSLMGLLTTLISDLTYTWIDPRIDFERREV from the coding sequence ATGGCCGCCTATATCCTTCGACGTCTGGCTCTCATGATTCCGACCCTGTTCGGGATCATGGCCGTTTCCTTCATTGTCATCCAGTTCGCGCCGGGCGGGCCGGTGGAACAGGTCATCGCCGGGCTGCAGGGCCAGGGCGGCGGCGCGGCCGACCGGCTGGGCGGCGGGGGCGGCGATCTGGCGGCCCAGAGCGGCGACACGTCGGGCTATCGCGGCGCGCAGGGGCTCGACCCCGAATTCATCAAGCGGCTGGAGGTGCAGTTCGGCTTCGACAAGCCGGCCTATGTCCGCTTCGGCGAGATGATCTGGAACTATGCCCGCTTCGACTTCGGAACGAGCTTCTTCTCCAACGCGACGGTCATCGACCTGATCGTCCAGAAACTGCCGGTGTCGATCTCGCTCGGCCTGTGGATCACGCTTCTGTCCTACGTCATCTCGATCCCGCTCGGCATCCGCAAGGCGCTGAAGGAGGGCTCGCGCTTCGACACCTGGACCAGCGCCGTCATCATCGTCGCCTATGCGATCCCCGGCTTCCTCTTCGCGGTTCTCTTGATCGTTCTCTTTGCCGGCGGCTCGTTTCTGGACTGGTTCCCGCTGCGGGGCCTCACCTCCGACAATTGGGCCCAGCTTTCCTGGCCGGATCGGATCGTGGACTATTTCTGGCACCTGACGCTGCCGCTCATCGCCCTGGCGCTTTCGGCCTTCGCCACCACGACGCTGCTCACCAAGAACTCGTTCCTGGACGAGATCCGCAAGCAATATGTCACCACCGCGCGGGCCAAGGGCCTCAGCGAGCGGCGCGTGCTTTACGGCCATGTCTTCCGCAACGCGATGCTCATCATCGTCGCCGGTTTTCCCGGCGCCTTCATCTCGGCCTTCTTCTCCGGCTCGCTCCTGATCGAGACCATCTTCTCGCTGGACGGGCTGGGGCTTCTTTCCTTCGAGAGCATCTACAAGCGCGACTATCCCGTGGTCTTCGCCACGCTCTACATCTTCTCGCTGATGGGCCTCCTGACCACGCTGATCTCCGACCTCACCTATACCTGGATCGATCCGCGCATCGATTTCGAGCGGCGGGAGGTCTGA
- a CDS encoding type II toxin-antitoxin system VapC family toxin, producing the protein MAAVYLDANILIESVEGPHADFLRLVRRLTGEGRRFVTSELTLAEVLTKPFAEASSDLLCIYEDLLAADGLVETLPVDRAVLRESARLRAEIGAKLPDMIHLATARLAGCEILVSNDKRLRDKGPIERLSILEAAKRLQLP; encoded by the coding sequence GTGGCTGCGGTCTATCTCGACGCCAATATCCTGATCGAATCCGTGGAAGGCCCGCATGCGGACTTCCTGCGTCTCGTGCGCCGTCTCACCGGTGAGGGGCGCCGCTTCGTGACGAGCGAACTCACGCTGGCGGAGGTGCTGACCAAGCCTTTCGCCGAGGCATCATCCGATCTCCTTTGCATCTACGAGGATCTTCTCGCGGCGGACGGGCTGGTGGAAACGCTGCCGGTCGACCGCGCGGTGCTACGCGAGAGCGCCCGGCTGCGGGCCGAGATCGGGGCGAAGCTGCCGGACATGATCCATCTGGCGACGGCCCGTCTGGCAGGCTGCGAGATTCTGGTTTCGAACGACAAGCGTCTGCGCGACAAGGGGCCTATCGAACGGCTCTCCATTCTCGAGGCTGCGAAAAGGCTGCAACTGCCATGA
- a CDS encoding extracellular solute-binding protein, producing MTESFRILSRRDFGKLALAGAALASAPGRLFAASPPDTKLHGLSAFGDVKYPAGYERFDYASPEAPEGGRFVFTVPNWVLNQAPDTFDTFNTFILQGNAPPRIELLYEGLMLSTLDEPDAIYCHLAESVSVSADGNTFRFELRPEARFSTGAPVLAGDVAFSYRTMKAEGHPSLAIALAEVAEVTAEGERTVAIRFTGRQTLPTALQALSIPIVPESFFKDRRFTEGGFTEIPGSGPYKVGRYIAGRFIEYEKRADHWAKDMPFSRGLDHFQTIRVEFFRDRQAALEAFKKGDSTFREEFTTRAWATEYDFPALRAGRVKKAQIPGEKWPRFQCWALNQRRQQFVDARVRRAINLCFDFEWTNANLLYGLRVHSQSPFENSDFVATGAPSPEELALLEPLRADLPAEVFGEVWRQPVSDGSGTDRRLLREASTLLQAAGWTRKGSQLVDAKGTVFRLEFLINDPEQARVYGKMIENMKLLGIDASMRLVDAAQYQDRQNRFDFDMILGAFSFNGTPTREGMGLFFGSAARERNGSYNYPGTASPAVDALIDRIGEAKSRADLVTAMRALDRVLRWRLDWLPNIGSPGHNIAWWDMFGFRDEKPDYGFPVERLWWYDESKAKAAGRA from the coding sequence GTGACGGAGAGCTTCCGCATCCTGTCGCGCCGGGACTTCGGCAAGCTGGCGCTCGCCGGGGCGGCGCTCGCGAGCGCGCCCGGCCGCCTTTTCGCCGCCAGCCCCCCGGACACCAAGCTGCATGGGCTTTCGGCCTTCGGCGATGTGAAATATCCCGCCGGCTACGAGCGGTTCGACTATGCCAGCCCGGAAGCGCCGGAGGGTGGGCGCTTCGTGTTCACCGTGCCGAACTGGGTCCTCAATCAGGCGCCCGACACGTTCGACACGTTCAACACCTTCATCCTGCAGGGCAACGCGCCGCCGCGTATCGAGCTGCTTTATGAAGGGCTGATGCTCTCCACCCTAGACGAGCCGGACGCGATCTACTGCCATCTGGCGGAAAGCGTCTCGGTCTCGGCGGACGGCAACACGTTCCGCTTCGAGCTTCGGCCGGAGGCGCGTTTTTCCACCGGGGCGCCCGTGCTGGCCGGGGACGTCGCCTTCTCTTATCGCACGATGAAGGCCGAGGGGCATCCGAGCCTTGCCATCGCGCTGGCGGAAGTGGCCGAGGTGACGGCGGAGGGCGAGCGCACGGTCGCGATCCGCTTCACCGGGCGCCAGACGCTGCCGACCGCGCTTCAGGCCCTGTCGATCCCGATCGTTCCCGAGAGCTTCTTCAAGGACCGCCGCTTCACCGAGGGCGGCTTTACCGAGATCCCGGGCTCGGGTCCCTATAAGGTCGGCCGCTACATCGCGGGGCGCTTCATCGAATACGAGAAGCGAGCGGACCATTGGGCCAAGGACATGCCCTTCTCGCGCGGGCTCGACCATTTCCAGACGATCCGCGTCGAGTTCTTCCGCGACCGGCAGGCCGCACTGGAGGCCTTCAAGAAAGGCGACTCGACGTTCCGCGAGGAGTTCACGACGCGGGCCTGGGCAACGGAATACGACTTCCCTGCCCTTCGCGCCGGGCGCGTGAAGAAGGCGCAGATCCCGGGCGAGAAATGGCCGCGCTTCCAGTGCTGGGCGCTGAACCAGCGGCGCCAGCAGTTCGTGGACGCGCGGGTGCGGCGCGCCATCAATCTCTGCTTCGACTTCGAATGGACCAACGCCAATCTTCTCTACGGGCTGCGCGTCCATTCGCAGTCGCCCTTCGAGAACTCCGACTTCGTGGCGACGGGTGCCCCCTCGCCCGAGGAGCTGGCGCTTCTGGAGCCGCTGCGCGCCGACCTGCCAGCGGAAGTCTTCGGCGAAGTCTGGCGCCAGCCGGTCTCGGACGGGTCGGGGACCGACCGGCGGCTCCTGCGCGAGGCCTCGACGCTGCTTCAGGCCGCCGGCTGGACACGCAAGGGCTCGCAGCTGGTGGACGCGAAAGGCACGGTGTTCCGGCTGGAATTCCTCATCAACGACCCCGAGCAGGCCCGCGTCTACGGCAAGATGATCGAGAACATGAAGCTTCTCGGCATCGACGCATCGATGCGTCTGGTGGACGCCGCGCAATATCAGGACCGGCAGAACCGCTTCGACTTCGACATGATCCTCGGCGCCTTCTCGTTCAATGGCACGCCGACGCGCGAGGGCATGGGCCTGTTCTTCGGCTCGGCGGCGCGCGAGCGGAACGGCTCCTACAACTATCCCGGCACGGCGAGCCCGGCGGTGGACGCCTTGATCGACAGGATCGGCGAGGCCAAGAGCCGCGCCGATCTCGTCACCGCCATGCGCGCGCTCGACCGGGTGCTGCGCTGGCGGCTCGACTGGCTGCCTAATATCGGCTCGCCCGGCCACAACATCGCCTGGTGGGACATGTTCGGCTTTCGGGACGAGAAGCCCGATTACGGGTTTCCGGTGGAACGCCTCTGGTGGTACGACGAATCCAAGGCGAAGGCGGCGGGGCGCGCTTGA
- a CDS encoding ABC transporter permease — MAPPMETLRPPRLSPLNQRRWQNFKGHRRGWWSLWIFLVLFVVTLGAEFVANDRPVLISYKGEYYAPIFKDYPEEVFGGFLPVTNYRDPFIQEEIAANGWMVWPPIRYSYASVNNEIPVPAPSPPSWTFSKEERCARYPGGVSDPNCTIGNWNWLGTDDQARDVLARLIYGFRVSVLFGLILTAASAVIGVFAGAVQGYFGGWVDLLFQRFIEIWSSIPVLYLLLIVAAILPPGFWILLGIMLLFSWVSFVGVVRAEFLRARNFEYVNAARALGVGDWTIMGRHLLPNAMVATLTFLPFILNGSITTLTSLDFLGFGLPPGSPSLGELLAQGRNNLQAPWLGISGFVVLSLMLSLLVFIGEAVRDAFDPRKSFR, encoded by the coding sequence ATGGCGCCGCCGATGGAGACGCTGCGCCCACCGCGCCTTTCGCCTTTGAACCAACGCCGCTGGCAGAACTTCAAGGGCCATCGGCGCGGCTGGTGGTCGCTCTGGATCTTCCTCGTGCTCTTCGTGGTGACGCTCGGCGCCGAGTTCGTCGCCAACGACCGGCCGGTGCTGATCTCCTACAAGGGCGAGTACTACGCGCCGATCTTCAAGGACTATCCGGAAGAGGTCTTCGGCGGCTTCCTGCCCGTCACCAACTACCGCGACCCCTTCATTCAGGAGGAGATCGCGGCCAATGGCTGGATGGTCTGGCCGCCGATCCGTTATTCCTATGCCAGCGTCAACAACGAGATCCCGGTTCCCGCCCCCTCGCCGCCGTCCTGGACCTTCTCGAAGGAGGAGCGTTGCGCCCGTTACCCCGGCGGTGTCAGTGATCCCAACTGCACGATCGGCAACTGGAATTGGCTCGGCACGGACGATCAGGCGCGCGACGTTCTCGCCCGGCTGATCTACGGTTTCCGCGTCTCTGTCCTGTTCGGCCTGATCCTGACCGCCGCCTCGGCCGTGATCGGCGTCTTCGCCGGCGCGGTGCAGGGCTATTTCGGCGGCTGGGTCGATCTTCTCTTCCAGCGCTTCATCGAGATCTGGAGTTCGATCCCGGTTCTCTATCTGCTCTTGATCGTCGCCGCGATCCTGCCGCCGGGCTTCTGGATTCTGCTGGGCATCATGCTGCTCTTCTCCTGGGTCTCGTTCGTGGGCGTGGTGCGCGCCGAGTTCCTGCGCGCGCGCAACTTCGAATATGTGAACGCGGCGCGCGCGCTCGGCGTCGGCGACTGGACCATCATGGGCCGCCACCTCCTTCCCAACGCCATGGTGGCGACGCTGACCTTCCTGCCCTTCATCCTGAACGGCTCGATCACGACGCTGACCTCGCTCGACTTCCTCGGCTTCGGCTTGCCGCCCGGCTCGCCCTCGCTGGGCGAGCTTCTGGCGCAGGGGCGCAACAATCTCCAGGCCCCCTGGCTCGGCATTTCCGGCTTCGTCGTCCTCTCTCTGATGCTGTCGCTGCTCGTCTTCATCGGCGAGGCGGTGCGCGACGCCTTCGACCCCCGCAAGAGCTTCCGGTGA
- a CDS encoding MarR family transcriptional regulator, with translation MGIDIKPAQALRLLYRNAMLQAHHPGSDLTARQTAILLTIYLDPPPHTVRGLAEKLQVAKPVVTRALDSMGRMNLLERQRDPNDLRNVLVRRTVEGSLFVSEMADRLVSEAGALGR, from the coding sequence ATGGGTATCGACATCAAGCCGGCGCAGGCCTTGCGCCTGCTCTATCGCAACGCCATGCTCCAGGCGCACCATCCGGGCTCCGATCTCACCGCCCGGCAGACCGCGATTCTTCTGACCATCTATCTCGACCCGCCGCCCCATACGGTGCGCGGCCTCGCCGAAAAGCTGCAAGTGGCCAAGCCCGTGGTGACGCGGGCGCTCGACTCGATGGGACGCATGAACCTGCTCGAACGCCAGCGCGACCCCAACGACCTGCGCAACGTCCTCGTGCGCCGCACCGTGGAGGGTAGTCTCTTCGTGTCCGAAATGGCGGATCGACTTGTGAGCGAAGCGGGAGCGCTGGGACGATGA
- a CDS encoding NUDIX domain-containing protein, with protein MSDPYRQRLEDQHLDFTVEREERLCDGFRPLDSVTVRHAPLGRDAWLTARREFLRSGHAAIVIPYDPARDEIVVIRQFRIGAAMTSGKAAALELPAGLVDAGEAPLLAARRELEEETGLVASAIAPCFTALSSPGLCDEVATYFLALVDAGALNGRGGKLDEQEDIIAVRAPVDALIEAVDSGSVENGFLITAAHWFARHGRARAQLLQDAA; from the coding sequence ATGAGCGATCCCTATCGGCAGCGGCTGGAAGACCAGCATCTGGACTTCACCGTGGAGCGTGAGGAGCGGCTCTGCGACGGGTTTCGCCCGCTGGATTCCGTCACCGTGCGCCATGCGCCGTTGGGGCGCGACGCGTGGCTGACCGCCCGGCGCGAGTTCCTGCGCTCGGGCCATGCCGCGATCGTCATTCCCTACGACCCCGCGCGCGACGAGATCGTGGTGATCCGCCAGTTCCGCATCGGCGCGGCCATGACCTCGGGCAAGGCGGCGGCGCTGGAACTGCCCGCCGGGCTGGTGGACGCGGGCGAGGCGCCGCTTCTGGCCGCGCGGCGCGAGCTGGAGGAGGAGACGGGTCTCGTCGCCTCCGCTATCGCCCCCTGCTTCACCGCCCTCTCCTCCCCCGGCCTATGCGACGAGGTCGCGACCTACTTCCTGGCGCTGGTGGATGCCGGCGCGCTGAACGGGCGCGGCGGCAAGCTGGACGAGCAGGAGGACATCATCGCCGTTCGTGCGCCGGTGGACGCCCTAATCGAGGCGGTGGACTCCGGCTCGGTCGAGAACGGCTTCCTCATCACCGCCGCGCACTGGTTCGCCCGCCATGGCCGCGCCCGGGCGCAGCTTCTGCAGGACGCGGCTTAG
- a CDS encoding ABC transporter ATP-binding protein — protein sequence MTLAASAAAPLLDVRGLQVAFSQGGATSLAVKGVSFTIAKGETVALVGESGSGKSVSALSILKLLPYPAASHPGGEVLFGGEDLIRAPDAALRAVRGNKISMIFQEPMSSLNPLHSIERQIGEVMKVHQGLSDRATRERTLELLHQVGIREPEKRLGAYPHQLSGGQRQRVMIAMALANEPDLLIADEPTTALDVTVQAQILELLKKLQEERQMGLLFITHDLGIVRRIADRVCVMTKGEIVETGPTAEIFSNPQHPYTRHLLAAEPKGRPPAANANAPVVMQGQDVKVWFPVRTGLFRKITDHVKAVDGIDITVRAGQTVGVVGESGSGKTTLGLALCRMISSKGQIRFDGERIDQRPFKAMRPLRDRIQIVFQDPFGSLSPRMAVGDIIAEGLRVHQPALSAEQRDARVVSALNEVGLDPATRFRYPHEFSGGQRQRIAIARAMVLQPRFVMLDEPTSALDMSVQAQVVDLLRDLQRKHDLAYLFISHDLKVVRALANEVIVMRGGQVVEHGSSEEIFERPKTDYTKALMAAAFRIEAAGAQEVSE from the coding sequence TTGACACTTGCCGCATCCGCCGCCGCCCCGCTTCTCGACGTGCGCGGGCTTCAGGTCGCCTTCTCGCAGGGCGGGGCGACGAGCCTTGCGGTGAAGGGCGTCTCCTTCACCATCGCCAAGGGGGAGACGGTGGCGCTGGTCGGCGAGTCCGGCTCGGGCAAGTCCGTCTCGGCCCTGTCGATCCTGAAGCTCCTGCCGTATCCCGCCGCCAGCCATCCCGGCGGCGAGGTGCTGTTCGGCGGCGAGGACCTGATCCGCGCGCCGGACGCGGCGCTGCGCGCGGTGCGCGGCAACAAGATCTCGATGATCTTCCAAGAGCCCATGTCCTCGCTGAATCCGCTGCACAGTATCGAGCGGCAGATCGGCGAGGTGATGAAGGTCCACCAGGGCCTGTCGGACCGCGCGACGCGCGAGCGCACGCTGGAGCTCCTGCATCAGGTCGGCATCCGCGAGCCGGAAAAGCGGCTCGGCGCCTATCCCCATCAGCTTTCGGGCGGCCAGCGCCAGCGCGTCATGATCGCCATGGCGCTGGCCAACGAGCCCGATCTGCTGATCGCCGACGAGCCCACCACCGCGCTCGACGTCACGGTCCAGGCGCAGATCCTGGAACTCCTGAAAAAGCTTCAGGAAGAGCGGCAGATGGGGCTGCTCTTCATCACGCACGATCTCGGCATCGTGCGTCGCATCGCGGACCGGGTCTGCGTCATGACCAAGGGCGAGATCGTCGAGACGGGGCCGACCGCCGAGATCTTCAGCAATCCGCAGCACCCCTACACTAGGCATCTCCTGGCGGCCGAGCCCAAGGGCCGCCCGCCGGCCGCCAACGCCAACGCACCCGTCGTCATGCAAGGCCAAGACGTGAAGGTCTGGTTCCCCGTGCGCACCGGCCTGTTCCGCAAGATCACCGATCATGTGAAGGCGGTGGACGGGATCGACATCACCGTGCGCGCCGGGCAGACGGTCGGCGTCGTCGGCGAATCGGGGTCGGGCAAGACGACGCTGGGCCTCGCGCTGTGCCGCATGATCTCGAGCAAGGGCCAGATCCGCTTCGACGGCGAGCGGATCGACCAGCGCCCGTTCAAGGCCATGCGTCCCCTGCGCGACCGCATCCAGATCGTGTTCCAGGACCCGTTCGGCTCGCTCTCGCCGCGCATGGCGGTGGGCGACATCATCGCCGAAGGGCTGCGCGTGCATCAGCCGGCGCTGTCTGCCGAGCAGCGCGACGCGCGCGTCGTCTCCGCCCTCAACGAGGTCGGGCTCGACCCGGCGACGCGCTTTCGCTACCCGCATGAATTCTCCGGCGGCCAGCGCCAGCGCATCGCGATCGCCCGCGCCATGGTGCTTCAGCCGCGCTTCGTGATGCTGGACGAGCCCACCTCGGCGCTCGACATGAGCGTGCAGGCGCAGGTCGTGGATCTTCTGCGCGATCTCCAGCGCAAGCACGATCTCGCCTATCTCTTCATCAGCCACGACCTCAAGGTCGTGCGCGCGCTCGCCAACGAGGTGATCGTGATGCGCGGCGGGCAGGTGGTGGAGCATGGCTCCTCCGAAGAAATCTTCGAGCGGCCGAAGACCGACTACACCAAGGCGCTGATGGCGGCGGCCTTTCGCATCGAGGCGGCGGGCGCCCAAGAGGTTTCTGAATGA